The Nisaea sp. DNA segment ATCGACTGGACACGCATCTGCTGTGCGATGGCCTGGTTCTCGTCGATATTGACCTTCACCATGCGCACGGCGCCGCCGGCGTCGCGCACTACCTTTTCCAGCATCGGGCCGAGCTGCTTGCAGGGGCCGCACCATGGCGCCCAGAAGTCGACGATGACCGGAACGTCCTTGGACGCTTCGACAACATCGGCCATGAAGGATTGCGTATCGGAGTCCTTGATCAGATCGGCGGAGTCCGGAGCGGCGTTAATAAGGGTTTCCATACCTGTCGTCCGTTCTTTCATATCCGGTAAAGATTGGCCGCGGCCGTCGCTTGGCAAGTCCCCGACCGTTCACAACAGCCGGGACGTCGCTCAGGCCAGAGCCGCGAGGTCGAGAATTTCGGGCTCGTATCCAAGATTCCTGAGGAATGCCACAAGCGAGTCGGGTGAGACCGCGATTGTCATTTCATTGGAGAGCGGGTGGTAATTGAGCGGGTCAAACGTCAGCATTTCCTTGTCGAGCACCACCGTGACATCCCGCCCCACGTCATTGAACAGGGCATAGGGTGAAACGGCCCCCGGGATCACACCGAGATGCGTCATCAACCGGTCAGGGCTGCCGAAGGACAGACGAGCGCCGCCAAGAGTGGCCCCGAGCTGCTTCAGATCGACTGGCCGATCCTCCAGCGTCACGACAAGCCACATCTTCCCTTTCCGGTCTCGCAGAAACAGGTTCTTGCAATGGCCGCCCGAAAGCTCTCCACGCAGCGCCTTGCTGTCTTCCACGGTGAACAGAGGCGGATGACGATGCAATTCGTAGCCGAGCTCCAACCCGTCAAGATGGGCGAGCAGTTCTTCCGGTGTCCTTGGGCCAGATTGCCCATTGGCGGAGACTGATTCACTCTCGGACATAACGCTCTGCTTCCTCTTATTGCGCGATCGGTACCGCGCCACGGCAAATTCCGGGTTCTGGGATAGCTGGAAAGTGGGTATTTTCCAAGGCTTTCCTAGTGTTTTGACGGTTTGACGGGGCGCCTGGAAAAAAAATCATTTCGAGGCTTGCAATGCGAAGAACAGTTTGTATTATCGCGGCCTCTCGACGGCATCACTGAATGCCGATGGATGCGGGCGTAGCTCAGGGGTAGAGCATAACCTTGCCAAGGTTAGGGTCGTGAGTTCGAATCTCATCGCCCGCTCCAATTCCTCCTAAATATGGAGGGTCGAGAAACAAAAAGGCGGCGTCAGCCGCCTTTTTTGCGCGCGCTCCTCCTGGCCAGAAGCGCTTCGCGGTGACTGATATACGCAGTC contains these protein-coding regions:
- a CDS encoding prolyl-tRNA synthetase associated domain-containing protein is translated as MSESESVSANGQSGPRTPEELLAHLDGLELGYELHRHPPLFTVEDSKALRGELSGGHCKNLFLRDRKGKMWLVVTLEDRPVDLKQLGATLGGARLSFGSPDRLMTHLGVIPGAVSPYALFNDVGRDVTVVLDKEMLTFDPLNYHPLSNEMTIAVSPDSLVAFLRNLGYEPEILDLAALA